From a single Candidatus Defluviilinea gracilis genomic region:
- a CDS encoding redox-sensing transcriptional repressor Rex, producing the protein MATERIPDIIIGRLPIYLRALQRLSDQGIQTTSSQDLGAIVGISAAQIRKDISQFGEFGKQGTGYSISYLMEKLRSILKMDRVWDVIIVGMGDIGHALAHYNELANRGFHVSMVFDNDPKKVGQPVGDFQVLDSAGMIEKIKHHKIKVAMLCVPAASAQGAADQLVRAGIKAILNYAPISINVPEDVKVQYIDPVTHLQRMTYYL; encoded by the coding sequence ATGGCTACTGAGAGGATACCGGATATTATCATCGGGCGGTTGCCCATTTATTTGAGGGCGTTGCAACGGCTGTCTGACCAGGGGATTCAAACCACTTCGTCGCAGGACTTGGGGGCGATCGTGGGCATTTCTGCCGCGCAGATCCGCAAGGATATTTCACAATTCGGCGAGTTCGGCAAACAAGGGACGGGGTATTCGATCTCTTACTTGATGGAAAAATTGAGAAGCATCCTCAAGATGGATCGCGTTTGGGATGTGATCATCGTGGGCATGGGCGATATCGGTCACGCGCTGGCTCATTACAATGAGCTCGCCAATCGCGGCTTTCACGTGAGTATGGTGTTCGATAACGATCCGAAAAAAGTGGGGCAGCCAGTGGGCGATTTTCAAGTTCTCGATTCGGCAGGCATGATCGAAAAGATCAAGCACCACAAGATCAAGGTGGCGATGTTGTGCGTGCCCGCCGCGTCGGCGCAGGGCGCGGCAGACCAACTGGTGAGGGCGGGGATTAAAGCCATTCTCAATTATGCCCCCATCAGCATCAACGTGCCGGAGGATGTGAAGGTGCAGTACATCGACCCGGTCACGCA